From Penaeus chinensis breed Huanghai No. 1 chromosome 43, ASM1920278v2, whole genome shotgun sequence, a single genomic window includes:
- the LOC125024552 gene encoding ankyrin repeat and SOCS box protein 18-like — protein sequence MKSLILDNRQNKRPRLDGPTCRALQQLRGAVEQDSMAPSVGCVREGNGGARGGRPLVTRLSYSHHTHLLTLADLLDGCPKVEPLRYQDTKENIISKHRAGEAFTMCRLLVGCSDQENTIELEKFTPTALHVACLLPQPGPLISKLVRSGVSVKEVNSFGQTPLHTALLGDVRSSSLIEALEALIANGADVNARDNSGETPLHCVRNLLREGLYERAAEVAHTLLVAGAHIDAANNKGRTLLTYSVEYLDDALALTRTLVNHGSCVWGAADGRDKDQSVFAWFLKAVISHQRLENCSSTVTIISQLMAADPRRMHQHILRTMFRQSRCYHILGPLFLELKTLMMPHWTQPASLSFLCWQTIRRSLTPKRIHSGTPQLGLPPPLQSYILLEEPGFCS from the exons aGATGGACCCACATGCCGAGCCCTTCAGCAGCTGAGGGGCGCCGTAGAGCAGGATTCCATGGCTCCCTCCGTCGGGTGCGTGCGCGAGGGGAacggaggagcgaggggaggacgCCCCTTGGTCACCCGCCTCTCCTACAGCCACCACACCCACCTCCTGACCTTGGCTGACCTGCTCGACGGGTGCCCCAAGGTCGAACCTCTCCGTTACCAGG ATACCAAAGAGAATATCATATCAAAACACCGTGCTGGGGAGGCCTTCACCATGTGTCGGCTCCTCGTCGGCTGCAGTGACCAGGAGAACACCATAGAGCTGGAG AAGTTCACCCCAACGGCACTGCACGTGGCCTGCCTGCTGCCCCAGCCAGGTCCCCTCATCAGTAAGCTGGTCAGATCGGGAGTTTCTGTCAAAGAAGTCAATTCCTTCGGCCAGACTCCACTGCACACGGCCTTGCTAG GTGATGTGAGGAGTTCCAGCTTAATAGAGGCTTTAGAGGCACTGATAGCTAATGGTGCTGATGTGAATGCAAGAGACAACTCTGGCGAAACACCCCTGCACTGTGTGCGGAATCTATTGAGGGAGGGACTGTACGAGAGGGCGGCGGAGGTTGCGCATACACTGCTAGTCGCTGGTGCACATATTGATGCTGCGAATAACAAG GGTCGAACGTTATTGACATATAGCGTAGAGTACCTGGACGATGCTCTTGCACTCACAAGGACCTTGGTCAACCACGGCTCATGTGTTTGGGGAGCAGCAGATGGCAGGGACAAAGATCAAAGTGTCTTTGCTTGGTTCCTTAAG GCTGTGATTTCTCATCAGAGGCTTGAAAATTGTTCAAGTACAGTTACTATAATCTCACAGTTGATGGCAGCGGATCCAAGAAGAATGCATCAACATATTCTTAGAACCATGTTTAGACAATCTAGGTGTTATCAT ATTCTGGGCCCCCTGTTCCTGGAGCTCAAGACACTAATGATGCCCCACTGGACGCAACCCGCAAGCCTCTCGTTCCTCTGCTGGCAGACGATCCGCAGATCACTCACACCAAAGAGAATACACTCGGGAACGCCCCAGCTGGGTCTTCCGCCTCCTCTCCAGTCTTATATCCTACTAGAAGAACCTGGATTCTGTTCATAG